Proteins from a genomic interval of Streptomyces fodineus:
- a CDS encoding cell division protein SepF — protein MAGAMRKMAVYLGLVEDDGYDGRGFDPDDDFEPELDPEPERDHRRHESSHQSHSAHQSQRDEEVRIVQPPAPREPVARSTSLAAESGRPARIAPVASITQERQSLEKNAPVIMPKVVSEREPYRITTLHPRTYNEARTIGEHFREGTPVIMNLTEMDDTDAKRLVDFAAGLVFGLHGSIERVTQKVFLLSPANVDVTAEDKARIAEGGFFNQS, from the coding sequence ATGGCCGGCGCGATGCGCAAGATGGCGGTCTACCTCGGCCTCGTGGAGGACGATGGGTACGACGGCCGCGGTTTCGATCCCGACGACGACTTCGAACCCGAGTTGGACCCCGAGCCGGAGCGGGATCACCGGCGGCATGAATCTTCACACCAATCGCACAGTGCACATCAGTCCCAAAGGGACGAAGAGGTGCGAATCGTGCAACCGCCCGCGCCACGCGAGCCGGTGGCCCGATCGACTTCGCTCGCCGCGGAATCCGGACGTCCGGCGCGCATCGCGCCCGTGGCATCCATCACACAAGAACGCCAGTCCCTGGAGAAGAACGCACCGGTGATCATGCCCAAGGTCGTGTCGGAACGAGAGCCTTACCGGATCACCACGCTGCACCCGCGGACGTACAACGAAGCCCGTACCATCGGGGAACACTTCCGTGAGGGCACCCCGGTGATCATGAATCTGACTGAGATGGATGACACAGATGCAAAGCGACTTGTCGACTTTGCGGCTGGTTTGGTGTTTGGTCTTCACGGCAGCATCGAGCGGGTGACGCAGAAGGTGTTCCTGTTGTCTCCTGCTAACGTCGATGTCACGGCGGAGGACAAGGCCCGCATCGCAGAGGGCGGGTTCTTCAACCAGAGCTGA
- a CDS encoding YggT family protein has translation MSVFVLVVHTALLAFLAVLIFRLVMDYVFQFARSWQPGKAMVVVLEATYTVTDPPLKLLRRFIPPLRLGGVALDLSFFVLMIIVYILISITGSFAS, from the coding sequence ATGAGCGTGTTCGTTCTGGTGGTGCACACCGCGCTACTAGCGTTCCTTGCCGTGCTCATCTTCCGGCTGGTCATGGATTACGTGTTCCAGTTCGCCCGCTCGTGGCAACCCGGCAAGGCGATGGTGGTCGTACTGGAGGCCACCTACACTGTCACCGATCCACCGCTGAAGCTTCTGCGGCGGTTCATCCCGCCGCTGCGTCTCGGGGGCGTGGCGCTCGACCTGTCCTTCTTCGTACTGATGATCATCGTCTACATCCTCATCTCCATCACGGGGAGCTTCGCGTCATGA
- a CDS encoding DivIVA domain-containing protein — protein MPLTPEDVRNKQFTTVRLREGYDEDEVDAFLDEVEAELTRLLRENEDLRAKLAAATRAAAQNQQNMRKGPPEQDQQPHPQQQGMRGPGAPVPAGISGPPQQQMGGPMGGPPQLPSGAPQLPAGPGGQGGPQGPGPMGQGPMGQGPMGQGQMGQGPMGGQPPMQQQMGMGGPMGGPGMPGQGPGGDSAARVLSLAQQTADQAIAEARSEANKIVGEARSRAEGLERDARAKADALERDAQEKHRVAMGSLESARATLERKVEDLRGFEREYRTRLKSYLESQLRQLETQADDSLAPPRTPATASLPPSPAPSMAPAGASAPSYGGNQTMGGNPGPSGPSYGGQQQMTPAMTQPMAPVRPQGPSPMGQAPSPMRGFLIDEDDN, from the coding sequence ATGCCGTTGACCCCCGAGGACGTGCGGAACAAGCAGTTCACGACCGTCCGCCTCCGAGAAGGCTATGACGAGGACGAGGTCGATGCCTTCCTCGACGAGGTCGAAGCCGAACTGACCCGTCTGCTCCGCGAGAACGAGGACCTGCGCGCCAAGCTGGCCGCGGCGACCCGTGCGGCCGCGCAGAACCAGCAGAACATGCGCAAGGGCCCGCCGGAGCAGGACCAGCAGCCGCATCCGCAGCAGCAGGGCATGCGAGGTCCCGGCGCGCCGGTGCCCGCCGGAATATCGGGCCCGCCGCAGCAGCAGATGGGTGGCCCCATGGGTGGCCCGCCCCAGCTGCCGAGCGGCGCCCCGCAGCTGCCCGCCGGTCCCGGCGGTCAGGGCGGCCCGCAGGGTCCCGGTCCGATGGGCCAGGGTCCGATGGGTCAGGGCCCGATGGGTCAAGGCCAGATGGGTCAGGGCCCGATGGGCGGACAGCCGCCCATGCAGCAGCAGATGGGCATGGGTGGCCCCATGGGCGGACCCGGCATGCCCGGTCAGGGCCCTGGTGGCGACAGCGCCGCCCGAGTCCTCTCGCTGGCCCAGCAGACCGCCGACCAGGCGATCGCCGAGGCCCGCTCCGAGGCCAACAAGATCGTCGGCGAGGCCCGCAGCCGCGCCGAGGGTCTGGAGCGTGACGCCCGTGCCAAGGCCGATGCCCTGGAGCGGGACGCGCAGGAGAAGCACCGCGTCGCGATGGGCTCCCTGGAGTCCGCCCGCGCCACGCTGGAGCGCAAGGTCGAGGACCTGCGAGGCTTCGAGCGCGAGTACCGCACGCGCCTGAAGTCGTACCTCGAGTCCCAGCTGCGCCAGCTGGAGACCCAGGCCGACGACTCCCTGGCCCCGCCGCGCACCCCGGCCACCGCGTCTCTGCCGCCGTCCCCGGCGCCTTCCATGGCCCCGGCCGGCGCGAGCGCCCCGTCCTACGGCGGCAACCAGACGATGGGCGGCAACCCCGGCCCGTCCGGCCCGTCCTACGGCGGCCAGCAGCAGATGACCCCGGCCATGACCCAGCCGATGGCCCCGGTCCGCCCGCAGGGCCCGTCCCCGATGGGCCAGGCACCCTCGCCGATGCGCGGGTTCCTGATCGACGAGGACGACAACTGA